In Rhodoferax koreense, a genomic segment contains:
- the pilQ gene encoding type IV pilus secretin family protein yields the protein MERRMWDRFVDRFALAVLLGLASVAAQAQSAIESVTGSIQGGAEVIRIDLTEPLAALPSGVSIQSPARIALDFPGIANGIGRSSVEINQGNLKSVNVVQVGERSRVVLNLKQATSYKAELKGKSVLVVLDPVAVAAPAATTMPTFAGSNSRDNAPIKDVDFRRGADNAGRVIVSLLNNQVGVDVRKQGNALVVDFLNSTLPEGLRRRLDVADFGTPVQTVTTTQAGDRVHMVIEPKGGWEHSAYQSEGQFVVEVRQQKVDPGKLSQGPGYTGEKLSLNFQSIEVRSLLQVIADFTNFNVVTSDSVSGSLTLRLKDVPWDQALQIIMDAKGLGMKKNGTVLWIAPKDEIDARAKKDLESIASLESLEPLQTQSFQMNYAKASDIAAQITSGGGGTTGANNSRFLSARGTAIPEPRTNQLFVTDVGSKLAAVAELVKKLDVAVRQVLIEARIVEASDTFGKSLGVRLGSTAGSSSTAGTAAGSFGLSGNTRATIGTSYSNVTASNGSSGSAVDTSSNFVNLPAVGQGGYDAASFAFSIFSSAANRFLNLEISALENDGKGKLVSSPRIVTADQTKALIEQGTEFPYQQATSSGATSVAFRKANLKLEVTPQITPEGNIILDLDINKDSRGETTSAGIAIDTKHIKTQVLVENGGTVVIGGIFTLDETDSITKVPVLGDIPYVGVLFRSKSQSSSKKEMLVFITPKMIMERSSSR from the coding sequence ATGGAACGGCGCATGTGGGATAGGTTCGTGGACAGGTTCGCTCTGGCGGTACTCTTGGGGCTGGCTTCGGTGGCCGCGCAGGCGCAAAGCGCGATCGAATCCGTCACCGGTTCGATCCAGGGCGGCGCCGAAGTGATCCGCATCGACCTCACCGAGCCGCTGGCGGCCCTGCCTTCCGGCGTGTCGATCCAGTCGCCCGCGCGCATCGCGCTCGATTTCCCGGGCATCGCCAATGGCATCGGCCGCTCCTCGGTCGAGATCAACCAGGGCAACCTCAAGTCCGTCAACGTGGTGCAGGTGGGTGAGCGCTCGCGCGTGGTGCTGAACCTGAAGCAGGCCACGTCGTACAAGGCCGAACTCAAGGGCAAGTCGGTGCTGGTGGTGCTCGATCCCGTGGCCGTGGCGGCCCCGGCGGCGACGACGATGCCGACCTTCGCCGGCAGCAACTCGCGCGACAACGCGCCGATCAAGGACGTGGATTTCCGTCGTGGCGCCGACAACGCCGGCCGTGTCATCGTCTCGCTGCTGAACAACCAGGTCGGTGTGGACGTGCGCAAGCAGGGCAACGCGCTCGTCGTCGATTTCCTCAACAGCACCTTGCCCGAAGGCCTGCGCCGCCGCCTCGATGTCGCCGATTTCGGCACGCCGGTGCAGACCGTCACCACCACCCAGGCGGGCGACCGCGTGCACATGGTGATCGAGCCCAAGGGCGGCTGGGAGCACAGTGCCTACCAGAGCGAAGGCCAGTTCGTCGTCGAAGTGCGGCAACAGAAGGTCGACCCGGGCAAACTGAGCCAGGGGCCAGGCTACACCGGCGAGAAGCTCTCGCTGAACTTCCAGAGCATCGAAGTGCGTTCGCTGCTCCAAGTGATCGCCGACTTCACCAACTTCAACGTGGTGACGTCCGACTCCGTCTCCGGTTCTCTGACCCTGCGGCTGAAGGACGTGCCCTGGGACCAGGCGCTGCAGATCATCATGGATGCCAAGGGCCTGGGCATGAAGAAGAACGGCACCGTGCTGTGGATCGCGCCGAAGGACGAGATCGACGCGCGGGCCAAGAAGGACCTGGAATCGATTGCCTCGCTCGAAAGCCTGGAGCCGCTGCAGACGCAGTCGTTCCAGATGAACTATGCGAAGGCCTCCGACATCGCGGCCCAGATCACCAGTGGCGGCGGTGGCACGACAGGGGCGAACAACTCGCGCTTCCTGAGCGCACGCGGTACGGCCATTCCGGAGCCGCGGACCAACCAGCTGTTCGTGACGGATGTGGGAAGCAAACTGGCAGCGGTGGCCGAACTGGTGAAAAAACTCGACGTGGCCGTGCGCCAGGTCCTCATCGAGGCGCGCATCGTGGAGGCGTCCGACACCTTCGGCAAATCCCTGGGTGTGAGGTTGGGCAGCACGGCGGGCAGTTCCTCGACGGCCGGCACCGCGGCTGGCAGCTTCGGGCTCAGCGGCAACACCCGCGCCACGATCGGCACCAGCTACAGCAACGTCACGGCCAGCAACGGGTCGAGCGGTTCCGCGGTCGATACCTCGAGCAACTTCGTCAACCTGCCGGCCGTGGGGCAGGGCGGCTACGACGCGGCATCCTTCGCCTTTTCGATCTTCAGCAGCGCCGCGAATCGTTTCCTCAACCTGGAAATTTCAGCGTTGGAGAACGACGGCAAAGGAAAGCTGGTGTCCAGCCCGCGCATCGTCACGGCTGACCAGACCAAGGCCCTGATCGAACAGGGGACGGAATTCCCCTACCAGCAGGCCACCTCCAGCGGTGCGACTTCCGTGGCCTTCCGCAAGGCGAACCTGAAGCTCGAAGTCACGCCGCAGATCACCCCGGAGGGCAATATCATCCTCGACCTGGACATCAACAAGGACAGCCGCGGCGAGACGACCTCGGCCGGCATCGCCATCGACACCAAACACATCAAGACGCAGGTGCTGGTCGAGAACGGTGGCACGGTGGTGATCGGCGGGATCTTCACGTTGGACGAAACGGACAGCATCACCAAAGTGCCGGTGCTGGGCGACATTCCCTATGTGGGCGTGTTATTCAGAAGCAAATCGCAGTCGAGTTCGAAGAAGGAAATGCTGGTGTTCATTACGCCGAAGATGATCATGGAACGGTCTTCGTCGAGATAA
- a CDS encoding pilus assembly protein PilP, which yields MRAGICFSAMLLVLLAGCGNSGEDELRQWMAEQRSQARPRVTPLVEPKKFTPQAYTQEGAVDPFSLTKLTQALRRDTTQSVANTTLVAPEMARRKEPLEAFPLDSMAMVGSLQKDGKPVALVRIDNLLYQVRVGNYLGQNFGRVTKIDETEVSLREIVQDATGDWIERTASLVLQERAK from the coding sequence ATGAGGGCAGGGATCTGTTTCAGCGCCATGCTGCTCGTGCTGCTCGCGGGTTGCGGCAATTCGGGTGAAGATGAGTTGCGCCAGTGGATGGCCGAGCAGCGCAGCCAGGCGCGCCCCAGGGTCACGCCGCTGGTCGAGCCCAAGAAGTTCACGCCGCAGGCCTATACCCAGGAAGGTGCGGTCGATCCGTTCAGCCTGACCAAGCTCACGCAGGCGTTGCGCCGCGACACGACACAAAGCGTGGCCAACACCACGCTGGTAGCCCCCGAGATGGCCCGCCGCAAGGAGCCGCTCGAAGCCTTCCCGCTCGATTCGATGGCCATGGTGGGCAGCCTGCAGAAGGACGGCAAGCCGGTGGCCCTGGTGCGCATCGACAACCTGCTGTACCAGGTGCGGGTGGGCAACTACCTCGGACAAAACTTCGGCCGTGTCACCAAGATCGACGAAACGGAGGTTTCCCTCAGGGAAATCGTGCAGGATGCCACCGGTGACTGGATCGAGCGCACCGCCAGTTTGGTGCTACAAGAGAGAGCGAAATGA
- a CDS encoding type 4a pilus biogenesis protein PilO → MATKKPSIDIDFAGLKEDLQKQFTGLHPSDPSQWPVLPRTLLYVFAAAVVVVALWYTWLNGFEEELKAEQAKELDLRGSYGTLLTKAVNLEALKKQREQVQQYVTQLEKQLPSKAEMAALLSDVNQAGLGRSLQFELFRPGQVIVKDFYAELPIAVRVTGRYHDIGAFASDVANLSRIVTLNNMTLAPAKDGNLAMDVTARTFRYLDKDEIAAQKPGAKK, encoded by the coding sequence ATGGCCACCAAAAAACCTTCCATCGACATCGATTTCGCCGGCCTGAAGGAAGACCTGCAGAAGCAGTTCACCGGCCTGCATCCTTCCGATCCTTCGCAATGGCCGGTGCTGCCGCGCACGCTGCTCTACGTCTTCGCGGCTGCCGTGGTGGTGGTGGCGCTCTGGTACACCTGGCTCAATGGCTTCGAGGAAGAGCTCAAGGCCGAGCAGGCCAAGGAACTCGACCTGCGCGGCTCCTACGGCACGCTGTTGACCAAGGCCGTCAACCTCGAAGCGCTGAAGAAGCAGCGCGAACAGGTCCAGCAATACGTGACCCAGCTCGAAAAGCAGTTGCCGAGCAAGGCCGAGATGGCGGCGCTGCTGTCCGACGTGAACCAGGCCGGCCTGGGCCGCAGCCTGCAGTTCGAGCTGTTCCGTCCGGGGCAGGTCATCGTCAAGGACTTCTACGCCGAGCTCCCGATCGCGGTGCGCGTCACTGGCCGCTACCACGACATCGGCGCCTTTGCCTCCGACGTCGCCAACCTCTCGCGCATCGTGACCCTGAACAACATGACGCTCGCGCCGGCCAAGGACGGCAACCTGGCGATGGACGTGACGGCCCGCACCTTCCGTTATCTCGACAAGGACGAGATCGCCGCGCAGAAGCCCGGGGCCAAGAAATGA
- a CDS encoding PilN domain-containing protein, whose translation MILINLLPHREAARKRRRDTFNALLGLSVLVGALIVGAIYLWYQAQISEQQNRNAFLKSEITVLEGQIKEIATIESEIKALTERQKAVEDLQADRNLPVHLLNELVKQLPDGVYLTSLKQDNQSVSIQGVAQSNERVSEMLRNLANNTPWLSRPDLVEIVADTISLSARDQRRVAKFNLRVRLMRSSEVQAVLDAAAAAGAANPASAPAKPATP comes from the coding sequence GTGATCCTGATCAATCTACTGCCCCACCGCGAAGCCGCGCGCAAACGCCGGCGCGACACCTTCAACGCGCTGCTCGGCCTTTCGGTGCTGGTGGGTGCCTTGATCGTGGGCGCGATCTACCTGTGGTACCAGGCGCAGATCAGCGAACAGCAAAACCGCAACGCGTTCCTCAAGTCCGAGATCACCGTGCTCGAAGGGCAGATCAAGGAGATCGCCACCATCGAGTCCGAGATCAAGGCCCTGACCGAACGCCAGAAGGCCGTGGAGGACCTGCAGGCCGACCGCAACCTGCCGGTGCACCTGCTCAACGAACTGGTGAAGCAACTGCCCGATGGCGTCTATCTCACCAGCCTGAAGCAGGACAACCAGAGCGTTTCCATCCAGGGCGTGGCGCAGTCCAACGAACGCGTCTCGGAGATGTTGCGCAACCTGGCCAACAACACGCCGTGGCTGTCGCGTCCGGATCTCGTCGAGATCGTGGCCGACACCATCTCGCTGAGCGCACGCGACCAGCGCCGCGTGGCCAAGTTCAATCTGCGTGTGCGCCTGATGCGGTCGAGCGAAGTGCAGGCCGTGCTCGATGCGGCTGCTGCCGCGGGCGCCGCCAACCCGGCGTCAGCGCCAGCGAAACCTGCGACACCGTAG
- a CDS encoding pilus assembly protein PilM codes for MISLGSLFSRQPAPLLGIDISSSSLKLVELDQDGAGNLQLKRCAIEPLERGWISDGNIEKFDEVAEAVRRLVKKSGTRTKNVALALPPSAVITKKIILPGGLSDLELEVQVESEANQYIPFSLDEVSLDFCVVGPSSNSLGDVEVLIAASRKEKVQDRQGLAEAAGLNPVILDIESYASRLAASRLIERLPNKGAGAMVALFEVGALTTSMQVIRDDEVVYDRDQAFGGAQLTQLIVRQYGFSLEEAESKKRSGDLPEDYDTAVLVPFVESMAQEIGRALQFFFTSTPYNKVDYVMLAGGSAALPGLTEAVTQHSSFACTLVNPFDGMEMGNDVRMKKMMREAPSYLTSCGLAMRRFLQ; via the coding sequence TTGATCTCTTTGGGGTCGTTATTCAGCCGCCAGCCCGCTCCGTTGCTGGGTATCGACATCAGCTCCTCCAGCCTCAAGCTGGTCGAACTCGACCAGGATGGCGCCGGTAATCTGCAACTGAAGCGTTGTGCCATCGAGCCGCTGGAACGGGGCTGGATCAGCGACGGCAACATCGAGAAGTTCGACGAGGTGGCCGAAGCCGTGCGCCGGCTGGTGAAGAAAAGCGGCACCCGCACCAAGAACGTGGCGCTGGCGCTGCCGCCGTCCGCCGTCATCACGAAGAAGATCATCCTGCCCGGCGGGCTGTCCGACCTCGAACTCGAGGTGCAGGTCGAGTCCGAGGCCAACCAGTACATCCCGTTCTCGCTCGACGAGGTGAGCCTGGATTTCTGCGTGGTCGGCCCGAGCAGCAATTCGCTGGGCGACGTGGAGGTGCTGATCGCCGCGTCGCGCAAGGAAAAGGTGCAGGACCGCCAGGGCCTGGCCGAGGCCGCGGGCCTGAACCCGGTCATCCTCGACATCGAATCCTATGCCTCGCGGCTGGCCGCGTCGCGCCTCATCGAACGGCTCCCCAACAAGGGCGCAGGCGCCATGGTGGCGCTGTTTGAAGTGGGCGCGCTCACCACCAGCATGCAGGTGATCCGCGACGACGAAGTCGTCTACGACCGCGACCAGGCTTTCGGCGGCGCGCAACTCACGCAGCTGATCGTGCGGCAATACGGTTTTTCGCTCGAGGAAGCCGAATCCAAGAAGCGCAGCGGTGACCTGCCCGAGGACTACGACACCGCCGTGCTCGTGCCCTTCGTCGAAAGCATGGCCCAGGAAATCGGCCGCGCGCTGCAGTTCTTCTTCACCAGCACGCCGTACAACAAGGTCGACTATGTGATGCTGGCCGGTGGCTCGGCCGCGCTGCCGGGGCTCACCGAAGCCGTGACGCAGCATTCGTCCTTCGCCTGCACGCTGGTGAATCCCTTCGACGGCATGGAAATGGGCAACGATGTCCGGATGAAGAAGATGATGCGCGAAGCGCCGTCGTACCTCACCTCCTGCGGCCTGGCGATGCGGAGATTCCTGCAGTGA
- a CDS encoding penicillin-binding protein 1A, which produces MPSKPTSKPDTPSGKSAEARRTGWAAWLLRIVAWGAGLAIAGAVSVAIVIAIALSVAYPNLPDISDLSDYRPKLPLRVFSAEGTLLGEFGEERRSLTPIKDIPQVMKDAVLAIEDARFYQHGGVDYKGVLRAAIANLGRVKSQGASTITMQVARNVYLSSEKTFTRKIYEILLTFKLEHLLSKDQILEIYMNQIYLGNRAYGFAAASETYFGKPLKDISIAEAAMLAGLPKAPSAYNPISNPNRARTRQQYIIDRMAENGFITEDQAAAARKEELSVRSGANANRIHAEYVTETVRQLMYAQYGDETYTRGLNVYTTLRSADQDVAYKALRRGLMDFERRQIYRGPEKFVTLPKDPAELDDAIDEALLEHPDNGDVMSAMVLDANPKKITAVRGNGDAVEITGEGLKPAQSGLADKAPPNIKLRRGAIIRVAKTPKDTWEITQLPEVEGAFVALDPRDGSIKALVGGFDFQKNKFNHVTQAWRQPGSSFKPFIYSAALEKGFTPATVVNDAPLFFDAGTTGGQPWEPKNYDGKFEGPMTLRTALAKSKNMISIRILQAIGAQNGQEWATHFGFDADKHPAYLTMALGAGSVTPMQMASAYSVFANGGYRVNPWIIAKVTDQRGKVLAETKPPVLDESVRAIPARNAFVMDSLLNEVATRGTAASATRILKRPDLYGKTGTTNDSIDAWFAGFQPTLAAVTWIGYDTPRNLGSRETGGGLSLPVWINFMETALKGVPVAPLVPPEGVVNVGGEWFYNEYARSTGVTSLGLDDKGVGGAGGTEPPHPAPAAEERNRILDLFKN; this is translated from the coding sequence ATGCCTTCAAAACCCACCTCCAAACCCGACACGCCATCCGGCAAGTCTGCCGAAGCGCGCCGCACGGGCTGGGCGGCCTGGCTGCTGCGGATCGTCGCCTGGGGCGCCGGCCTGGCGATCGCCGGCGCCGTGTCGGTGGCCATCGTCATCGCGATCGCGCTGTCGGTCGCCTACCCCAACCTGCCCGACATTTCCGACCTGTCGGACTACCGCCCCAAGCTGCCGCTGCGGGTGTTCTCGGCCGAAGGCACGCTGCTTGGCGAATTCGGCGAGGAGCGCCGCAGCCTGACGCCGATCAAGGACATTCCGCAGGTCATGAAGGACGCGGTGCTGGCCATCGAGGACGCGCGCTTCTACCAGCACGGCGGCGTGGACTACAAGGGCGTGCTGCGCGCCGCCATCGCCAACCTCGGCCGTGTGAAGAGCCAGGGCGCCTCCACCATCACCATGCAGGTGGCGCGCAACGTGTACCTGTCGTCGGAGAAGACCTTCACGCGCAAGATCTATGAAATCCTGCTGACCTTCAAGCTCGAGCACCTGCTGAGCAAGGACCAGATCCTCGAGATCTACATGAACCAGATCTACCTGGGCAACCGCGCCTACGGCTTCGCCGCGGCCTCGGAGACCTATTTCGGCAAGCCGCTGAAGGACATCTCCATCGCCGAGGCCGCCATGCTGGCCGGCCTGCCCAAGGCGCCGTCGGCCTACAACCCGATCAGCAATCCCAATCGCGCACGCACCCGCCAGCAGTACATCATCGACCGCATGGCCGAGAACGGCTTCATCACCGAAGACCAGGCCGCCGCCGCGCGCAAGGAAGAACTCAGCGTGCGCAGCGGCGCCAACGCCAACCGCATCCACGCCGAATACGTGACCGAGACCGTGCGCCAGCTGATGTACGCGCAATATGGCGACGAGACCTACACCCGCGGGCTGAACGTCTACACCACGCTGCGCTCCGCGGACCAGGACGTGGCGTACAAGGCGCTGCGCCGCGGCCTGATGGACTTCGAACGCCGCCAGATCTACCGCGGCCCCGAGAAATTCGTGACCCTGCCCAAGGACCCGGCCGAGCTCGACGACGCCATCGACGAGGCGCTGCTCGAACATCCCGACAACGGCGACGTGATGTCGGCCATGGTGCTCGACGCGAACCCGAAGAAGATCACCGCCGTGCGTGGCAACGGCGACGCGGTGGAGATCACCGGCGAAGGCCTGAAGCCCGCGCAGTCGGGCCTGGCCGACAAGGCCCCGCCGAACATCAAGCTGCGCCGCGGCGCCATCATCCGCGTAGCCAAGACGCCCAAGGACACCTGGGAGATCACCCAGTTGCCCGAGGTGGAAGGCGCGTTCGTGGCGCTCGACCCGCGCGACGGCTCGATCAAGGCGCTGGTCGGCGGCTTCGATTTCCAGAAGAACAAGTTCAACCACGTGACGCAGGCCTGGCGCCAGCCGGGTTCGAGCTTCAAGCCGTTCATCTACTCGGCTGCGCTCGAGAAAGGCTTCACCCCGGCCACCGTGGTCAACGACGCGCCGCTGTTCTTCGACGCCGGCACCACCGGCGGCCAGCCCTGGGAGCCGAAGAACTACGACGGCAAGTTCGAAGGCCCGATGACCTTGCGCACCGCACTCGCGAAATCGAAGAACATGATCTCGATCCGCATCCTGCAGGCCATCGGCGCGCAGAACGGGCAGGAATGGGCCACGCATTTCGGCTTCGATGCCGACAAGCACCCGGCCTACCTCACGATGGCGCTGGGCGCCGGCTCGGTCACGCCGATGCAGATGGCCAGCGCCTATTCGGTGTTCGCCAACGGCGGCTACCGGGTGAACCCGTGGATCATCGCCAAGGTCACCGACCAGCGCGGCAAGGTGCTCGCCGAAACCAAGCCGCCGGTGCTCGACGAATCGGTGCGCGCCATCCCGGCCCGCAATGCCTTCGTGATGGACAGCCTGCTCAACGAGGTCGCGACCCGCGGTACCGCGGCGTCGGCCACGCGCATCCTGAAGCGGCCCGACCTCTATGGCAAGACGGGCACCACCAACGACTCCATCGATGCCTGGTTCGCCGGCTTCCAGCCCACGCTGGCGGCCGTGACCTGGATCGGCTACGACACGCCGCGCAACCTCGGCTCGCGCGAAACCGGCGGCGGCCTGAGCCTGCCGGTGTGGATCAACTTCATGGAGACCGCCCTCAAGGGTGTGCCCGTGGCTCCACTCGTGCCGCCCGAAGGCGTGGTCAACGTCGGCGGCGAATGGTTCTACAACGAATACGCGCGCAGCACCGGCGTGACCAGCCTGGGCCTGGACGACAAGGGTGTGGGCGGCGCCGGTGGCACGGAGCCGCCGCATCCCGCGCCTGCGGCGGAAGAACGCAACCGCATCCTGGATCTGTTCAAGAACTGA
- the cyaY gene encoding iron donor protein CyaY, with protein sequence MTDPEFMDHAEKLLQAVELSCDRINDEGDADVDNQRTGGMITLVFPNRSQIVINLQKPLHEVWLAAKSGGYHYKFDGQRWMDTKGQGEFFESLSRDATAQAGQALTFSS encoded by the coding sequence ATGACCGACCCGGAATTCATGGACCACGCGGAAAAACTGCTGCAAGCGGTGGAGCTTTCCTGCGACCGCATCAACGACGAAGGGGACGCGGATGTGGACAACCAGCGCACCGGCGGCATGATCACCCTGGTCTTTCCCAACCGCAGCCAGATCGTCATCAACCTGCAGAAGCCGCTGCACGAAGTCTGGCTGGCCGCCAAATCCGGCGGCTACCACTACAAGTTCGACGGCCAACGCTGGATGGACACCAAGGGCCAGGGCGAGTTCTTCGAGAGCCTGAGCCGCGATGCGACGGCCCAGGCAGGGCAAGCGCTGACCTTCAGTTCTTGA
- the lptM gene encoding LPS translocon maturation chaperone LptM, translating into MNSIVLAGGTAALLVLGGCGQKGPLYLPTDAVAARRATLVETLSPLQATPTTPTTPPAQLLMPPAAATPNTPAASSPVSVP; encoded by the coding sequence GTGAACAGCATAGTCCTTGCTGGCGGTACGGCGGCTTTGCTCGTTCTGGGCGGCTGCGGCCAGAAGGGTCCGCTGTACCTGCCGACCGACGCGGTCGCGGCGCGGCGTGCCACGCTGGTCGAAACGCTGTCGCCCCTGCAGGCCACGCCAACGACGCCAACCACGCCGCCTGCGCAGTTGCTGATGCCCCCAGCAGCGGCCACACCGAACACGCCCGCGGCTTCATCGCCGGTTTCCGTCCCCTGA
- the lysA gene encoding diaminopimelate decarboxylase, which yields MTSTTLPGHPHIAYRGDALYIEQRPLAELAAQHGTPLFVYSKASMLSALGAYQRGFAGRKAQICYAMKANSTLGVLQVFAQAGCGFDIVSGGELERVLAAGAEPGKVIFSGVGKTRAEMRRALEVGIGCFNVESEGELEVLSEVAQATGRRAPVSIRVNPNVDPKTHPYISTGLKGSKFGVAHEDALRIYQRAAALPGLAVVGIDCHIGSQITEETPYLDAMDRMLDLVTTIEAAGIALHHIDFGGGLGIDYRGDTPPEADVLWHKLLAKIDARGYGDRLLMIEPGRSLVGNAGVCVTEVLYLKPGEQKSFCVIDAAMNELPRPAMYQAFHRIEPVSPRHGQTTVYDVVGPICESGDWIGRDRELGVAPGDLLAVFSAGAYCMSMASNYNTRGRPAELLVDGDQAHLIRERESTADQTRLERLVG from the coding sequence ATGACTTCCACGACTCTTCCCGGCCATCCGCACATCGCCTACCGCGGCGACGCCCTGTACATCGAACAACGGCCGCTGGCCGAACTGGCCGCGCAACACGGCACGCCGCTGTTCGTCTACTCCAAGGCGTCGATGCTGTCGGCCCTGGGGGCCTACCAGCGAGGCTTTGCGGGACGCAAGGCGCAGATCTGCTACGCCATGAAGGCCAACTCCACGCTCGGCGTGCTGCAGGTGTTCGCCCAGGCCGGGTGCGGTTTCGACATCGTCTCGGGCGGTGAACTCGAACGCGTGCTCGCGGCAGGCGCCGAGCCGGGCAAGGTCATCTTTTCCGGCGTCGGCAAGACCCGCGCCGAGATGCGCCGGGCCCTGGAGGTCGGCATCGGCTGCTTCAACGTGGAGAGCGAAGGCGAACTCGAAGTGCTGAGCGAGGTGGCGCAGGCCACTGGTCGGCGCGCGCCGGTGAGCATCCGCGTGAACCCGAACGTCGATCCCAAGACCCATCCCTACATCTCCACCGGTCTCAAGGGCAGCAAGTTCGGCGTGGCCCACGAAGACGCGCTGCGCATCTACCAGCGCGCGGCCGCCCTGCCCGGCCTGGCCGTGGTGGGCATCGACTGCCACATCGGCTCGCAGATCACCGAGGAGACGCCCTACCTGGACGCGATGGACCGCATGCTCGACCTGGTGACCACGATCGAGGCGGCCGGCATCGCCTTGCACCACATCGATTTCGGCGGCGGCCTGGGCATCGATTACCGCGGCGACACGCCGCCCGAGGCGGACGTGTTGTGGCACAAGCTGCTGGCCAAGATCGACGCGCGCGGCTACGGCGACCGCCTGCTGATGATCGAGCCCGGCCGCTCGCTGGTCGGCAACGCCGGCGTGTGCGTCACCGAAGTGCTGTACCTCAAGCCCGGTGAACAGAAGAGCTTCTGCGTGATCGACGCGGCCATGAACGAACTGCCGCGCCCGGCCATGTACCAGGCCTTCCACCGGATCGAGCCGGTGTCGCCACGCCATGGCCAGACCACCGTCTACGACGTGGTCGGCCCGATCTGCGAAAGCGGCGACTGGATCGGCCGCGACCGCGAACTCGGCGTGGCGCCCGGTGACCTGCTGGCGGTGTTCTCGGCCGGCGCCTATTGCATGAGCATGGCCAGCAACTACAACACGCGCGGCCGGCCGGCCGAACTGCTGGTGGACGGCGACCAGGCGCACCTGATCCGCGAACGCGAAAGCACGGCGGACCAGACGCGGCTCGAGCGGCTGGTGGGTTGA
- a CDS encoding sulfite oxidase heme-binding subunit YedZ, which yields MLLPAKVLLHPAAKLVVFALCAWPFAWLAWNVFQAQAGNANILGANPAEFLIRATGDWTLRFICIVLAVTPLRVLTKTPPLARFRRMLGLFVYFYVVMHLLSYSWFDMGFDVADIAKDIAKRPFILVGFSAFVLLTPLAATSFNRAIKALGAKRWQALHKLVYVIAGLGILHFFWLRAGKNNFAEVSVYAAIIAVLLGWRVWQAIKKKRLSSPVGLRSQLSK from the coding sequence ATGCTGCTGCCTGCCAAAGTCCTGCTGCATCCCGCCGCCAAGCTGGTGGTGTTCGCGCTGTGCGCATGGCCGTTTGCGTGGCTGGCGTGGAACGTGTTCCAGGCGCAGGCGGGCAACGCCAACATCCTCGGCGCCAACCCGGCCGAATTCCTGATCCGCGCCACCGGCGACTGGACGCTGCGTTTCATCTGCATCGTGCTGGCCGTCACGCCGCTGCGCGTGTTGACGAAGACGCCACCGTTGGCGCGGTTTCGCCGGATGTTGGGACTGTTCGTCTATTTTTACGTCGTGATGCACCTGTTGAGCTACAGCTGGTTCGACATGGGTTTCGACGTGGCCGACATTGCCAAGGACATTGCCAAGCGGCCGTTCATCCTGGTGGGTTTTTCGGCCTTCGTGCTGCTCACGCCGCTGGCTGCCACGTCGTTCAACCGCGCCATCAAGGCGCTGGGCGCGAAGCGCTGGCAGGCGCTGCACAAGCTGGTGTATGTGATCGCCGGCCTCGGCATCCTGCATTTCTTCTGGCTGCGTGCGGGCAAGAACAACTTTGCCGAGGTGTCGGTCTACGCGGCCATCATCGCTGTGCTCCTGGGCTGGCGCGTCTGGCAGGCTATTAAGAAAAAGAGGCTTTCAAGCCCAGTGGGCCTGCGCAGCCAGCTATCGAAATAG